The Culex pipiens pallens isolate TS chromosome 2, TS_CPP_V2, whole genome shotgun sequence DNA window ttctaaaaatgtataatatgacagggtttcttacaaaaaccaccctttttacaatcttccggacttttgataaaattgtttttttagcataacttttgaagtaattaactaaattttataattttcaatagcgacttatgggaccccaagacggattgaatgagaccaaaacggtccaaatcggttcagccagtggcgagataatccagtgcaaatttttttgagcaacatcccaccacacacacagacatttgctcagaatttgattctgagtcgatatgtatacatgaagatgggtctaggaggtcaagaaccggctccgtggcttaacggttgcggcttctgcctcgaaagcagaaggttcagggatcaaatcccggtcggttcccttgaaatttggaatcaggaattgaacattgaatatgaacaaaaaacctttaagaatcaggtgggattcgaactcacacttTTGGATTGatgcacccaaaactggcagcgctagtccgatagaatgatggtctcgagtcgagagaatagtggtaccattcacggacgcagagaacacagctcgagatgggcgatagaactattctctcgaggttcatttgcaaaaaaagttcatccgtcaaacaaaaaaccaaaagtgtcgacaacgggaatcgaaccagagacctttgataaaccaatccaatgacttagctgcctcggccaccacagcttggtgaccaaggataagtcagaagtcgatgtatgacacttgttggagatttattgattcaactaacgaatgaactcatttgttatgatggtgtgagttggtaccattattctatcgattttggcactgagccctcaataaattttgagagaacgattatctcgactctgaattttgggtgtggtctgggacgctaaccagTCAGCCACCATGGAGTTAATGCTTTAGaactgaattgatccgtagtggcgAAATAATGTCATAAGGTTTAATATAAATATATCAAACCATTATATAACTACTAACAACGTCTCAAAACAGCCCAGGGCGATCTCATATACTCGTGGAGTCGTGGATTGCCTGGCCCGAGTCATCTGCATTACCGATCTATGTGTGTACAATTTCAGCAGAAATCGTTAGCCATTGAAAGGTATTTCGCTTCAAAGGTTCTTGAGATATATGGTggttactaaccgaaccgtctcagttgaaatataCTATGGTCATGGCCTAGTCCTGCCAAGAGGGGGTTTAAATACatgcatacatacatacatacatgaaggtgggtctagaaggtcaaattaagaatttcttttttcgagtgattttatagcctttcctcaataaggtgaggaaggcaaaaaatgaaGATGTAAAAATTTAATCCTTACGTCAGCAGTTTTTTTGTACCTCGACTCAGCTAATTTTTTGTTGCAATAAggcttgaacatttttttatatttttgccccTCGGCTCAAGTTTGAGCGGGCTCATGCATTATTCACAATTACAGTTatgaatatcaatgaatttatgaaaaagtttTCTTAAGTTTTCTGTCTTTTCCAATCTGTAGAAATTTTGCAATCGTTTAAAAGTCCCCTGTTTGATTTGAATACTAAAATAAACGTTGtacaatgtatttaaaattggtACTAATCAAGTGTgcatgtttttttataaaaatttcaacaataattatttttaaaaaaatgtgttgcctagaactggtttttaaaaatcaaaaataaaacattaattttccttttatgattttttatgttttttcttgaatttatcaCTGACTTAAATAAATTGGATCGAAATTTTGATTCGTTTCGGAGAACATTTTTTGAGAATTAGTTCAATTTATATAATagttttcgagaaattacaatctgaaatactttcaaaagagtCGTGTcctaaccgaaaaaaaaagttcactcaAAACGaaccataaaaaatataatgttttaaAGTGACAAattgaataactttttttaaatttctggaaactttttatttttttggaattaaaattcaaaattgtaaaataaaattaaataggtATTGAATTCtacagaaatatttcaaaacgaaAATGCGTCCTCTCTCTTCCAGCAAACTCGTCTACGTGAAGAAGAACGGCAAAAACATCGCGGTGGCCAAGGGCAAATGCTGCCAGGGCTACGTCCGCCACAAGAACCGCTGCGTCCCGGTGTGCACCACCCCGTGCGAAAACTCCAAATGCACCGGTCCCAACTTTTGCACCTGTAACGAGGGCTACGAGCGGCTGTCCGACTTTCGGTaagttttcaaatcttttttaaagAGTTTGTTTTTCTGGTATTAATCAAGGTCTACGTCTAAAAAACAGGTGCATTCCCCACTGCGAAGGCTGCGACAACGGGTTCTGCATTCGGCCGGGGTACTGCCAGTGTTCGACCGGTTACTACCACGCCGACAACGGAAGCTGTCTGGCGGAGTGTGGCAACTGCCGGGAGGGGTACTGCGTCGAGCCGAACGTCTGCCAGTGCCGGGAGGGGTACCGGCTGGGAGGGACGGAGGAGGAGAGGGTTTGCGAGCCGATCTGTGAGCAGACTTGCGGCAATGGGCGGTGCACGGCGCCGAACGTCTGTACTTGTGACGAGGGCTTTGTGGTGAACGATGTTGGGGGTTGTGAGCCGGAAGCTCCACCGACGACGACTCCGGAGCCATGTGCGGAGGGTTACGAGAGGGGTGACGGGGGTTGTGTACCGGTTTGTGGGGAGGTTTGTGAGAACGGGGAGTGTTCGGGACCGGATCAGTGCGAGTGCTACGCAGGGTTCTCGAACGAGAACTCGACCTCGTACCATCTGTGCAAGCCGGTATGCGCGAACGGATGTGGAAATGGGGACTGTATTGCACCGGGGAACTGCGTCTGCCACAAGGGTTACGGGAAGATCGCCGACGAGTGTATTCCGCTGTGCGAGAAGTGTTCGCTGGGGCATTGCGTCAAGCCGGAAGTGTGCCAGTGCGATCGTGGTTACGAGCTGATCGACGGGGATTGTGTGCCGATTTGTGAGGAGGAGTGCAAGAACGCCAAGTGTACGGGACCGAACTCGTGCACGTGCCTGCCCGGGTACAACTACACCGATATCAACTCGTTGTTTGAGTGCTTGCCGGTTTGCGAAGATGACTGCGACAATGGAGAGTGTGTGGCGCCGAATACCTGCGAGTGCAATCCGGGATTCGTCAAAGACGAGGACGTCTGCGTGGATCCGATTGATCTGTGCCGGGCCAAGTGTCTGAACGGGTTCTGCGACGGGAGTGCCAAGTGCAACTGCAACCACGGCTACATCATGAACATGATCGGGCTCTGCGAGAAGACCTGTCCGGACGGGTGCGTCAACGGAGAGTGCATAGGGGGGAGCTGCCTGTGCAACGAGAATTACCGGCTGTCGCTGGCGAACAGCTCGGTGTGCGAGCCGATCTGCGGCGGCGGCGATGACTACGACTACGACGGTGGATGCCAAAATGGACGGTGTATCGAGCCGAACGTGTGCCAGTGCGATGAAGGGTTCGACTTTGCTGACGGAAGCCGAACGCGATGTCAAAGCCTGGAAGAGATTCGACAGGAACGAGAACTCCAGCAAAAAGTAAAGCAATGCGCGAAGGAGTGCAACGGAGAGTGTCAGCAGGGTTACTGTCAGTGTCCGGTAGGGTACGTCAATCCGAAGGACCAAGATCATCGATGTGAACCGCTGTGCGAACCTCAATGTATCCATGGAACCTGTATCCTACCGAATCGATGCGAGTGCGACCAAGGCTACGAGTTCTACAACGGAAGTACATACGAATGCTTCCATCGAAAGGAAATCAAGCGATTCAACACACAGCTAAAGCAAGATCTCTGCGAAGAAAAGTGCAACAACGGATACTGTGAAGAAGGAGACTGCCTGTGCAACGTCGGCTTCCGTCCGCGAGCGGATGACGAGTACAACTGCGATCCGTTCTGCGAAAAGCCCTGCCTGAACGGAATCTGCGCTGGCAACAACCAGTGCAGATGCTTCGAAGGGTATGAGAACTACGACGACGGCAGTGCTTGCAGGCCAAGCTGTGAACACGAGTGCGTCAACGGACGGTGCGTCGAGCCGAACAAGTGCAAGTGCAACGCCGGGTTTGTGTTCGTGGAAGGAAGCGCCAGCGCTTGTGAGTCCGTCGAGAAGAGCGTTGCGGACCAGAAGCAGAAGCTGTGCAAAGCCAAGTGCTCGAACGGGCTCTGCGTGGATGGTGTCTGCAAGTGTTCCGAAGGATTccagatcgatccaacgaaGCTCGCCTGTGAACCGATTTGTGAGCATGTTTGCAAGAACGGGTTCTGTTCAGCGCCAGGCGAGTGTCGGTGCAACGCCGGTTACGAGCACTTTGAGGGTTACGGCTGCAAGCCGATCTGCGAGCAAGACTGTGAAAACGGGTTCTGCGGAGCACCGGGAAAGTGCGAATGCTCACACGGTTACAAACGTGAAGACAGCCGATGCGTCCCCAACTGTGGAGAAGACGGCTGCGCCAACGGAATCTGCGTCGCACCGGACACCTGCGAATGCTTCACCGGATACAAACAATCCGAGGACGCTTCCAGCTGTCAGCTGATCCCGGAGATCATCTACAAGGTCGACAGGTATGACGATTCTACAAAATCCCAAAACACTTTAACCTAATCTTTCCCACTTCCAGAAACCCCCTCGCCTACAACCGCGCCTACATCACCTACCTGGTGCCGCTGGTCGTGATAGCGGTCCTCATCACCTCCGCCATCGTCGTCATGATCGTCCTCCGGAACAAGCGCAAGGACTACCACGTGGGCAAGCTGGGTAAAGTGCGCCGCTCGGCGGCGGACATCGCCGATCGGCGGTCGACCCGCACCACCGATTACAATGATTATAACCTGGTCGTTCTTTTCCCCACAGAGAGCAAAGATAACTGTGTCTACTTTATGCCGCAACCACCGGCGGCAGCCGCGGGGGTGACTAGTTTGGCCAAAGAGGAAGAGGAAAAGTTTCAGGTGTgacctttctattttttttggtttggaggatgagagaaagagagaggaaGAAGGGAAGTCATCTATCAAGTGTAAATAGTAGGCTAAGGATCGAAACGTAAACACAAGCGCGCACATCAAATTTGTAACGAAGAcgtactgttttatttttttatttattttttataagcttCGACGAAACCATCAAATAAATACTAAGAAGATTTTAACGAATTATGGCGTGGATGAATACTGAAAGAAAGCATACCAATATTTCATTAGaagttgtacaaaatattacataaTAGGTAATAACAATGAGTTAAGATTGCATATTTTActgaatattttatatttttaacttaaaattcaagaaatgaaacattaaaaaactgaGAATAAACATTCCAATGATCATttgtatcatttttaaattttgtttttatttttttcatattgttttaaaatactttttaaaatatatgtatattttttttgtttcttttttttttaagattgaatTATGAAGATAAAGAAATACgtctattcgattttttttggtttttgttataattgttgtatttttgtatttttgtaatttttgtaatttttgtaatttttgtaatttttgtaatttttgtaatttttgtaatttttgtaatttttgtaatttttgtaatttttgtaatttttgtaatttttgtaatttttgtaatttttgtaatttttgtaatttttgtaatttttgtaatttttgtaatttttgtaatttttgtaatttttgtaatttttgtaatttttgtaatttttgtaatttttgtaatttttgtaatttttataatttttataatttttgtaatttttgtaatttttgtaatttttgtaatttttgtaatttttgtaatttttgtaatttttgtaatttttgtaatttttgtaatttttgtaatttttataatttttgtaatttttgtaatttttgtaatttttgtaatttttgtaatttttgtaatttttgtaatttttgtaatttttgtaatttttgtaatttttgtaattgttgtaatttttttaattttttaaatttttgcaatttttgtaatttttgtaatttttgtaatttttgtaatttttgtaatttttgtaatttttgtaatttttgtaatttttgtaatttttgtaatttttgtaatttttgtaatttttgtaatttttgtaatttttgtaatttttgtaatttttgtaatttttgtaatttttgtaatttttgtaatttttgtaatttttgtaatttttgtaatttttgtaatttttgtaatttttgtaatttttgtaatttttgtaatttttgtaatttttgtaatttttgtaatttttgtaattttataatttttgtaatttttgtaatttttgtaatttttgtaatttttgtaatttttgtaatttttgtaatttttgtaatttttgtaatttttgtaatttttgtaatttttgtaatttttgtaatttttgtaatttttgtaatttttgtaatttttgtaattgttgtaatttttg harbors:
- the LOC120415511 gene encoding fibrillin-1-like isoform X1: MLYLKIIAVGLCSVLVWDAVEAAETVCSTTTIKLVYVKKNGKNIAVAKGKCCQGYVRHKNRCVPVCTTPCENSKCTGPNFCTCNEGYERLSDFRCIPHCEGCDNGFCIRPGYCQCSTGYYHADNGSCLAECGNCREGYCVEPNVCQCREGYRLGGTEEERVCEPICEQTCGNGRCTAPNVCTCDEGFVVNDVGGCEPEAPPTTTPEPCAEGYERGDGGCVPVCGEVCENGECSGPDQCECYAGFSNENSTSYHLCKPVCANGCGNGDCIAPGNCVCHKGYGKIADECIPLCEKCSLGHCVKPEVCQCDRGYELIDGDCVPICEEECKNAKCTGPNSCTCLPGYNYTDINSLFECLPVCEDDCDNGECVAPNTCECNPGFVKDEDVCVDPIDLCRAKCLNGFCDGSAKCNCNHGYIMNMIGLCEKTCPDGCVNGECIGGSCLCNENYRLSLANSSVCEPICGGGDDYDYDGGCQNGRCIEPNVCQCDEGFDFADGSRTRCQSLEEIRQERELQQKVKQCAKECNGECQQGYCQCPVGYVNPKDQDHRCEPLCEPQCIHGTCILPNRCECDQGYEFYNGSTYECFHRKEIKRFNTQLKQDLCEEKCNNGYCEEGDCLCNVGFRPRADDEYNCDPFCEKPCLNGICAGNNQCRCFEGYENYDDGSACRPSCEHECVNGRCVEPNKCKCNAGFVFVEGSASACESVEKSVADQKQKLCKAKCSNGLCVDGVCKCSEGFQIDPTKLACEPICEHVCKNGFCSAPGECRCNAGYEHFEGYGCKPICEQDCENGFCGAPGKCECSHGYKREDSRCVPNCGEDGCANGICVAPDTCECFTGYKQSEDASSCQLIPEIIYKVDRNPLAYNRAYITYLVPLVVIAVLITSAIVVMIVLRNKRKDYHVGKLGKVRRSAADIADRRSTRTTDYNDYNLVVLFPTESKDNCVYFMPQPPAAAAGVTSLAKEEEEKFQV
- the LOC120415511 gene encoding fibrillin-1-like isoform X2, with protein sequence MLYLKIIAVGLCSVLVWDAVEAAETVCSTTTIKLVYVKKNGKNIAVAKGKCCQGYVRHKNRCVPVCTTPCENSKCTGPNFCTCNEGYERLSDFRCIPHCEGCDNGFCIRPGYCQCSTGYYHADNGSCLAECGNCREGYCVEPNVCQCREGYRLGGTEEERVCEPICEQTCGNGRCTAPNVCTCDEGFVVNDVGGCEPEAPPTTTPEPCAEGYERGDGGCVPVCGEVCENGECSGPDQCECYAGFSNENSTSYHLCKPVCANGCGNGDCIAPGNCVCHKGYGKIADECIPLCEKCSLGHCVKPEVCQCDRGYELIDGDCVPICEEECKNAKCTGPNSCTCLPGYNYTDINSLFECLPVCEDDCDNGECVAPNTCECNPGFVKDEDVCVDPIDLCRAKCLNGFCDGSAKCNCNHGYIMNMIGLCEKTCPDGCVNGECIGGSCLCNENYRLSLANSSVCEPICGGGDDYDYDGGCQNGRCIEPNVCQCDEGFDFADGSRTRCQSLEEIRQERELQQKVKQCAKECNGECQQGYCQCPVGYVNPKDQDHRCEPLCEPQCIHGTCILPNRCECDQGYEFYNGSTYECFHRKEIKRFNTQLKQDLCEEKCNNGYCEEGDCLCNVGFRPRADDEYNCDPFCEKPCLNGICAGNNQCRCFEGYENYDDGSACRPSCEHECVNGRCVEPNKCKCNAGFVFVEGSASACESVEKSVADQKQKLCKAKCSNGLCVDGVCKCSEGFQIDPTKLACEPICEHVCKNGFCSAPGECRCNAGYEHFEGYGCKPICEQDCENGFCGAPGKCECSHGYKREDSRCVPNCGEDGCANGICVAPDTCECFTGYKQSEDASSCQLIPEIIYKVDRNPLAYNRAYITYLVPLVVIAVLITSAIVVMIVLRNKRKDYHVGKLESKDNCVYFMPQPPAAAAGVTSLAKEEEEKFQV